A DNA window from Rubripirellula tenax contains the following coding sequences:
- a CDS encoding universal stress protein → MTNESDSNEIDRDVNASMRMFEKSKVGTAPAIAPIKPARVLLVLDGSPQDVTSIDAASYLRETFNVETIVLDAKERIEGNASDHAIEAAAQVIGARPIKRGEGDSYDEILAAVDAHEVDLVVLPCPFGRSFEKIGSDSAGTVIDVMLTRCPVPMLIIRRDDQRLRQCVDQVRLVLSGECDFETRAAGWAFGLAGDGATVTLNLVIEKEQYENVRAIVEAMQPGLSMDLEQFSDAMTKTHQSLHGAMAKTAAANGMTYSLLPQAGEVAPPNALDESSQMLLVMADEVDDRFSQGFVQDRIRRSPHPVLVVPGHVPS, encoded by the coding sequence ATGACAAACGAATCTGATTCGAACGAAATCGACCGTGATGTCAACGCGTCGATGCGGATGTTCGAAAAATCCAAAGTTGGTACTGCGCCGGCGATCGCGCCGATCAAACCGGCGCGAGTGTTGTTGGTGCTGGACGGTTCACCACAAGACGTGACGTCGATCGATGCGGCGTCGTATCTTCGCGAGACTTTCAATGTCGAAACGATCGTGTTGGATGCGAAAGAACGAATCGAAGGCAACGCATCCGATCATGCGATCGAAGCCGCCGCCCAAGTGATCGGCGCACGGCCGATCAAGCGGGGCGAGGGCGACTCGTACGATGAAATTTTGGCGGCAGTCGACGCGCACGAAGTCGACTTGGTCGTGTTGCCATGCCCGTTCGGCCGATCGTTCGAAAAAATCGGTTCAGACAGCGCCGGAACGGTAATCGACGTGATGCTGACACGATGCCCGGTGCCGATGCTGATCATTCGCCGCGACGACCAAAGACTAAGGCAATGCGTCGATCAAGTCCGTTTGGTTCTAAGCGGCGAATGCGACTTCGAAACACGTGCGGCGGGATGGGCGTTCGGTCTGGCAGGTGACGGCGCGACGGTGACGCTGAATCTGGTGATCGAAAAAGAACAGTACGAAAACGTCCGCGCCATCGTCGAAGCAATGCAACCGGGGCTATCGATGGACCTAGAACAGTTTTCCGATGCGATGACCAAGACGCATCAATCGCTCCACGGCGCGATGGCGAAAACGGCCGCGGCAAACGGAATGACGTACAGCCTGCTTCCGCAGGCCGGCGAAGTTGCACCGCCCAACGCGCTCGACGAGTCATCGCAAATGCTGTTGGTGATGGCGGACGAAGTCGACGACCGCTTTTCACAAGGCTTCGTCCAAGACCGTATCCGGCGCAGCCCGCATCCGGTGTTGGTCGTGCCGGGGCACGTGCCCAGCTAA
- a CDS encoding outer membrane protein assembly factor BamB family protein gives MKPRLLATFALAAFTTTAYADDWPSFRGADGSGVSQDTESLPTQWSPSANIGWKVELPGSGVSSPIVVGNRVFVTCYSGYGLERESPGDINDLVRHLVCFDIATGAKLWQKDVAATLPEDPYSGIGVTAHGYASHTPVSDGERVFAFFGKGGVHAFDLDGNALWNVNVGSESDPWKWGSSSSPVVHGDLVIVTASAESQSVVGLDKATGRERWRQEASGLDGMWATPTLVPVDDSRTDLVMGVAKELWGLDPSDGKLRWYSEATGAEQSQSSLVVIDGVAYSFTGRGGGSVAVKVGGSGDTSDAAVLWSGQETTRFASPVGYKSRVYLVANGVVTTVDAKSGDKIGQARLEGVASTGGGFGSLDYPSPVIANEKMYYLNGAGQMFVFELGDEPKQLSVNLVTTEKETFGGTPAISDGRILLRSNKHLYCVMDENETVDPADNVIAKSDAPSEGGGRGGFGGGRPGGDRGGFGGRPGGEGGGFGGRPGGDRGGPGGGRGGFGRNQEDDSRPKRPQRPEVAG, from the coding sequence ATGAAACCAAGACTATTGGCGACGTTCGCCTTGGCCGCGTTTACAACAACTGCCTACGCTGACGATTGGCCGTCGTTTCGCGGCGCCGACGGGTCCGGTGTCAGCCAAGACACCGAATCGCTGCCGACGCAGTGGTCCCCCAGTGCCAACATCGGCTGGAAAGTCGAATTGCCCGGCTCGGGCGTTTCCAGCCCGATCGTCGTCGGCAATCGAGTCTTTGTGACTTGCTATTCCGGCTACGGCCTCGAGCGTGAATCGCCTGGCGACATCAACGATTTGGTTCGCCACTTGGTTTGCTTTGACATCGCGACTGGTGCCAAGTTGTGGCAGAAAGACGTTGCCGCCACGTTGCCGGAAGATCCCTACTCGGGCATCGGCGTCACGGCGCACGGGTATGCGTCGCACACTCCCGTTTCGGACGGTGAACGGGTCTTTGCGTTCTTCGGAAAAGGTGGCGTGCACGCCTTCGATCTCGACGGCAATGCGTTGTGGAATGTCAACGTCGGCAGCGAGTCCGATCCGTGGAAATGGGGTTCGTCGTCCAGTCCCGTCGTACACGGTGACTTGGTGATTGTGACCGCTTCGGCGGAAAGCCAGTCCGTTGTCGGGCTGGATAAAGCGACCGGTCGCGAGCGATGGCGGCAAGAAGCGTCGGGGCTGGACGGAATGTGGGCGACGCCGACTCTGGTGCCAGTCGACGACTCGCGAACGGACTTGGTGATGGGCGTGGCCAAAGAACTCTGGGGCCTCGATCCCAGCGACGGCAAGCTGCGTTGGTACAGCGAAGCGACCGGCGCGGAACAGTCGCAATCCAGTTTGGTTGTCATCGACGGTGTGGCGTATTCATTCACCGGACGCGGTGGCGGCAGTGTCGCCGTCAAAGTCGGTGGCTCGGGCGACACCAGTGACGCCGCGGTGTTGTGGAGCGGCCAAGAAACGACTCGGTTTGCTTCGCCGGTCGGGTACAAGTCGCGAGTCTATTTGGTTGCCAACGGAGTCGTCACCACCGTGGACGCGAAATCGGGCGACAAGATCGGCCAAGCACGCCTGGAAGGCGTCGCTAGCACCGGTGGCGGATTCGGATCACTGGACTATCCGTCGCCCGTGATCGCGAACGAAAAAATGTACTACCTCAACGGGGCGGGCCAGATGTTCGTGTTCGAACTGGGCGACGAACCCAAGCAATTGAGCGTTAACTTGGTGACGACCGAGAAAGAAACGTTCGGCGGTACACCGGCGATCAGCGACGGCCGTATCCTTCTGCGCAGCAACAAGCATCTGTACTGCGTGATGGACGAAAACGAAACGGTCGATCCGGCCGACAACGTCATTGCGAAATCGGATGCACCCAGTGAGGGCGGCGGCCGAGGCGGATTCGGTGGTGGACGTCCTGGCGGAGACCGTGGTGGATTCGGTGGACGACCAGGCGGTGAAGGTGGCGGTTTCGGCGGACGACCGGGGGGAGACCGTGGTGGTCCCGGTGGAGGACGCGGCGGTTTCGGCCGCAACCAAGAAGATGATTCTCGTCCCAAACGCCCGCAACGTCCTGAAGTGGCCGGCTAA
- a CDS encoding glutamine amidotransferase — MTSLAIEPIYGSLVLAIAAIGVTVAVIVMVTPPTAVPIQRRWLMGLRMLAAAVLILALVRPTVVRTDNRPLDAALIVAVDTSRSMTLPDGDGGDRWSTQVGAWQSLASGLVGRDHSLDIKLLAYDETTRPMATTETLADVVPDGELTDLQAATTAAIGAASGQPIAGIVLMGDGAQTGPVTGGGAARVVETLDSLGIPFWTVPIGPPRTETQSRDVAVDSLSESYQLFAGNQVDITFQVQSRAMTGTDVPVRLTWIDEQGQRTVAATRQIAVKKAIDTAAVVIPVTSPPPGTYQLEVSADVQDGELVVSNNSQIAFVDVREGGGRILYLFSNLDQEQSLIRRSLRRFPDLDMTFRWIPTDTVSSWPVDLQDWFTPGKFDIYLIGDLDADALGERQLQQLAETVGAGAGLVTLGGFQTYDVGGYASSKLADVMPVRMDPARRRSIESVWSSENQLDAPVVVQLARNHPITDLGGRDPAQTWRDLPALLGASRWNGPKVAPGIEVLLQTPREEPLLIVGQYGKGRTAAIAFDSTWRWWRSGYDESHRRFWRQLMLWLLSREESAEDRIQIRLDSRRFASESSPAFQAVVDVEGASLAAEIVGRDEQGRETVTPLKVSNQIAGEGATSRDESAIRGNLPTLAAGIYRLRVRAADPSKLLPAEVAFQVVDQSRELAGPMADPVFLRQLADLTSDHGGAAFGADRMNDLVKVILDRRKAAETPVVEKLRLGDGPMTGWPLFLVFATALSTEWWLRRRWGLA; from the coding sequence ATGACGTCCCTTGCGATCGAGCCGATTTACGGATCGCTGGTTTTGGCGATCGCCGCGATCGGGGTGACCGTAGCGGTGATCGTCATGGTGACGCCGCCGACGGCCGTGCCGATCCAGCGGCGATGGCTGATGGGCTTGAGGATGCTGGCAGCGGCAGTCTTGATTTTGGCTTTGGTTCGCCCCACCGTCGTCCGCACCGACAATCGCCCGCTCGATGCCGCGTTGATCGTCGCCGTCGATACGTCACGCAGCATGACGTTGCCCGATGGTGACGGCGGTGACCGCTGGAGTACACAGGTCGGCGCCTGGCAGTCGTTGGCAAGCGGGCTGGTCGGACGCGATCACTCGTTGGACATCAAACTGCTGGCCTACGATGAAACGACACGTCCGATGGCGACCACCGAAACGCTGGCCGATGTCGTCCCCGACGGCGAGCTGACCGATTTGCAAGCCGCCACAACAGCCGCGATCGGCGCGGCATCTGGCCAACCGATTGCCGGCATCGTGCTGATGGGTGACGGAGCTCAAACGGGCCCAGTCACCGGTGGCGGCGCCGCACGTGTCGTCGAAACACTGGACTCTCTGGGCATTCCGTTTTGGACAGTTCCAATCGGGCCGCCACGAACCGAGACTCAATCGCGTGACGTGGCCGTCGATTCATTGTCCGAAAGTTATCAACTGTTCGCGGGCAACCAAGTTGACATCACGTTCCAAGTTCAATCACGAGCGATGACCGGCACGGACGTTCCCGTTCGCTTGACCTGGATCGACGAACAGGGCCAACGCACTGTCGCTGCCACGCGACAGATTGCCGTCAAGAAAGCGATCGATACCGCCGCCGTCGTGATCCCAGTCACGTCGCCGCCGCCGGGAACGTATCAGCTAGAAGTTTCGGCAGACGTCCAAGATGGTGAATTGGTCGTGAGCAACAATTCACAGATCGCATTCGTCGATGTCCGCGAAGGCGGCGGCCGAATTCTGTATTTGTTCAGTAATCTAGATCAAGAACAATCGCTGATCCGGCGTTCGCTTCGACGTTTTCCGGATCTCGACATGACGTTTCGCTGGATCCCGACGGACACCGTATCGTCGTGGCCGGTCGACTTGCAGGACTGGTTCACGCCGGGCAAGTTCGATATCTACCTGATCGGCGACTTGGACGCCGACGCATTGGGTGAACGGCAACTGCAACAACTCGCCGAAACCGTCGGCGCCGGTGCGGGCCTGGTCACGCTGGGCGGTTTCCAGACTTACGATGTCGGCGGATACGCATCGTCTAAATTGGCCGACGTGATGCCCGTACGCATGGACCCTGCGCGGCGCCGGTCTATCGAAAGCGTATGGTCCAGCGAAAATCAACTCGATGCACCGGTGGTGGTACAGTTGGCTCGCAATCATCCGATCACCGATTTGGGCGGCCGCGATCCTGCCCAAACGTGGCGCGACCTGCCGGCACTATTGGGAGCCAGTCGCTGGAACGGGCCCAAAGTCGCGCCCGGTATCGAAGTGCTACTGCAAACGCCTCGCGAGGAACCGTTGCTGATCGTCGGTCAGTACGGCAAGGGACGAACGGCCGCGATTGCGTTTGATTCGACGTGGCGATGGTGGCGTAGCGGCTACGACGAATCGCACCGTCGGTTCTGGCGACAATTGATGCTGTGGTTGCTTTCGCGAGAAGAATCGGCGGAGGACCGCATCCAAATTCGACTCGACTCGCGACGTTTCGCATCGGAATCGTCACCCGCGTTTCAAGCCGTCGTCGATGTCGAGGGCGCTTCATTGGCCGCCGAGATCGTTGGTCGCGATGAACAAGGCCGCGAAACGGTGACGCCTTTGAAAGTGTCCAACCAAATCGCCGGTGAAGGAGCCACATCGCGCGACGAGTCGGCGATCCGAGGCAACTTGCCGACCTTGGCCGCTGGGATTTACCGGCTGCGAGTCCGGGCCGCGGATCCTTCGAAGCTGCTGCCAGCCGAGGTTGCATTCCAGGTTGTGGACCAGAGTCGCGAGTTGGCCGGCCCGATGGCGGATCCGGTTTTCCTGCGTCAGTTAGCCGATCTGACCAGCGATCATGGCGGCGCGGCGTTCGGCGCCGACCGGATGAACGACCTAGTGAAGGTCATTCTGGATCGACGCAAGGCCGCAGAGACTCCCGTCGTCGAAAAACTGCGCCTGGGCGACGGTCCGATGACCGGGTGGCCGCTGTTCTTGGTGTTTGCCACGGCGCTGTCAACCGAATGGTGGCTGCGACGGCGTTGGGGGCTAGCTTAG
- a CDS encoding SseB family protein: MSGKSPYPALTESRDAEAIRKLILAGEFVLISVEEEDEGNDDGEEGSYGALTAEIDGFEALVVFTSEKIAGEFVNQQADLFGEGEEVEGIVVEGDALLEYLPEGFGMLVDPEFDDACVVDPALVIEVLGDDSANDDGDDE; this comes from the coding sequence ATGTCTGGCAAATCTCCTTACCCCGCGCTCACCGAATCCCGCGATGCCGAAGCGATTCGAAAACTGATCCTGGCCGGCGAATTCGTGCTGATCAGCGTCGAAGAAGAAGACGAAGGAAACGATGACGGCGAAGAGGGGTCCTACGGTGCCCTGACGGCCGAAATCGATGGTTTCGAGGCGTTAGTCGTCTTCACGTCCGAAAAAATCGCCGGTGAATTCGTCAACCAACAAGCCGACCTGTTCGGCGAAGGCGAAGAAGTCGAAGGCATCGTCGTCGAAGGCGACGCACTGCTCGAGTACCTACCCGAAGGATTCGGAATGCTGGTCGATCCCGAGTTCGACGACGCCTGCGTGGTCGACCCCGCCCTGGTTATCGAAGTGCTCGGCGATGACTCGGCCAACGATGACGGAGACGACGAGTAA
- a CDS encoding RecQ family ATP-dependent DNA helicase, translating to MAVKAVADREQNSVTGDPKQVLADRFGMDQFRDGQLAVIERLLSGKNVAAVFPTGGGKSLCYQLPSLMLPGTTVVVSPLIALMKDQCDALATRGINAARLDSTLSTDEFRSAMQGIRDGSIKMLYVAPERFFNERFLASIGTLDVSLFAIDEAHCISQWGHSFRPDYLKLAELAKELSAKRVLALTATATPEVLADIRDAFGIDPEDAIRTKFYRPNLQLRSTIVDSSTHYTTLKKRIAERDKGPTLVYVTLQRTAEEIAEQLTADGQPATAYHAGMETEDRTRIQQDFINSPDGIVVATIAFGMGIDKSNIRYVYHFNPPKSLESYAQEIGRAGRDGDDSICEVLLLPEDRVVLENFTYGDTPSRHNVGRLVDLLAGQADHFHISHYKLSFETDIRISVVRTLLTYLELDGYFKATSPRYDTYKIKPLVTSKQILAHFKGEPREFAAGVLSSLTKGRTWFLLNTVLAAKKLNADRTRVVKAIEYMSEQGWLEIQVSDLVHGYRWIRRTDDAKTLADDLFDRLARRETGEVGRLDGVFDLATASSCMADQLSTHFGETLDQPCGRCSACLGDGPHKIPKLAVRPLGTSVKRILDDLVQQYPDRFTTSRDRARFLCGLSSPGFVRSKLTRHANYGVCDQIPFATVLSQVGGIDDENVPTAT from the coding sequence ATGGCGGTGAAAGCAGTGGCGGATCGGGAACAGAATTCCGTGACCGGGGACCCCAAACAAGTCTTAGCCGATCGATTCGGGATGGATCAGTTCCGCGATGGCCAATTGGCCGTCATCGAACGGTTGCTCAGCGGCAAAAATGTTGCCGCGGTATTCCCCACCGGCGGCGGCAAGAGCCTGTGTTACCAACTCCCCAGCCTGATGCTGCCCGGCACGACGGTGGTGGTCTCGCCACTGATCGCACTGATGAAGGACCAATGCGACGCCCTGGCTACTCGCGGGATCAACGCGGCGCGGCTGGATTCGACGCTGTCCACCGACGAATTTCGATCGGCCATGCAAGGAATCCGCGACGGTTCGATCAAGATGCTATACGTTGCACCGGAGCGATTTTTCAACGAGCGATTTCTTGCCTCGATCGGCACCCTTGACGTTTCGTTGTTTGCTATCGACGAGGCGCACTGCATCAGCCAATGGGGACATAGTTTTCGCCCCGACTATTTGAAGTTGGCCGAACTGGCAAAAGAATTGTCGGCCAAGCGAGTCCTCGCGTTGACGGCAACCGCTACGCCCGAAGTCCTCGCCGATATTCGCGACGCATTCGGAATCGATCCCGAGGACGCGATTCGTACGAAGTTCTATCGCCCCAATCTTCAATTGCGAAGCACCATTGTCGATTCGTCAACCCACTACACGACGCTGAAAAAACGGATTGCCGAGCGAGACAAGGGGCCCACGCTGGTTTACGTCACACTACAGCGAACCGCCGAAGAAATCGCCGAGCAATTGACTGCTGATGGTCAACCCGCGACGGCATACCACGCCGGAATGGAAACGGAGGATCGAACGCGGATTCAACAAGACTTTATCAATTCACCGGACGGGATTGTCGTTGCCACGATCGCTTTTGGGATGGGTATCGATAAGTCAAATATTCGCTACGTCTATCATTTCAACCCGCCAAAGTCGCTGGAATCCTACGCTCAAGAGATTGGTCGCGCCGGCCGTGACGGCGATGACTCGATTTGCGAAGTGCTGCTGTTGCCCGAGGATCGAGTGGTGCTCGAAAACTTCACCTACGGCGACACGCCGTCGCGTCACAACGTCGGTCGACTGGTCGATTTATTGGCCGGCCAAGCCGATCACTTCCATATTTCGCATTACAAGCTGTCATTCGAGACCGACATTCGGATCTCCGTGGTGCGGACACTGCTGACCTACTTGGAACTCGACGGATATTTCAAAGCGACGTCGCCGCGTTACGACACGTACAAGATCAAGCCGTTGGTAACATCGAAACAGATCCTTGCCCACTTCAAAGGCGAACCACGAGAGTTCGCAGCCGGCGTTTTGTCATCGCTGACGAAGGGCCGAACATGGTTCTTACTCAACACCGTTTTGGCGGCCAAGAAGCTTAACGCCGATCGCACGCGAGTGGTCAAGGCGATCGAGTACATGAGCGAACAGGGATGGCTGGAGATCCAAGTGTCGGACTTGGTCCACGGATATCGCTGGATTCGGCGAACCGATGATGCGAAGACCCTGGCCGACGATTTATTCGATCGCCTGGCCCGGCGAGAAACCGGGGAAGTCGGCCGCCTGGACGGCGTATTCGATTTGGCGACCGCGTCGTCCTGCATGGCCGACCAATTGTCGACCCACTTTGGCGAGACGCTGGACCAGCCCTGTGGCCGTTGCTCGGCGTGCCTGGGCGACGGCCCGCATAAGATCCCGAAACTTGCCGTTCGCCCGCTGGGAACGTCGGTCAAACGCATTCTGGATGACTTGGTTCAACAATACCCCGATCGTTTCACAACGTCACGAGACCGAGCCCGGTTTTTGTGCGGACTATCGTCGCCGGGTTTCGTGAGGTCGAAATTGACGCGTCACGCCAATTATGGGGTCTGCGATCAAATCCCCTTCGCCACGGTTCTGAGCCAAGTCGGTGGAATTGACGACGAAAACGTCCCCACCGCCACTTGA
- a CDS encoding transposase yields MVMSDANGIPTAALTIEANVSEVHCIETLVDLQVAGQRSKRLIYDKAADADWLRDSLQTRNVDLITPHRRGRKRLARQDGRKLRRYRSRWKIERTISWLQNSRRLLVRHERYAHLFEGFLHLACLLILLNRF; encoded by the coding sequence ATGGTGATGTCTGATGCCAATGGAATTCCGACTGCTGCGCTCACGATTGAAGCGAACGTCTCAGAAGTTCATTGCATCGAAACTCTGGTGGATCTTCAGGTCGCCGGCCAACGTTCAAAACGATTGATCTACGACAAAGCTGCGGACGCCGACTGGTTGCGAGACAGCCTGCAAACTCGCAACGTCGACCTGATTACTCCGCACCGTCGCGGTCGCAAACGACTGGCCAGACAAGATGGTCGAAAGCTCCGCCGTTATCGGTCACGCTGGAAAATTGAACGCACGATCAGTTGGCTACAAAACAGCAGACGCCTCCTCGTCAGGCATGAACGATACGCACATCTGTTCGAAGGATTTCTACATCTCGCATGCTTGCTTATCCTGCTAAACAGGTTTTGA
- a CDS encoding transposase encodes MPKLLSPKASRRRPNTTGSRTAPVPFITNSQWELIRHLFPKQKITHVGGRPQVDHRACLEGIIWVLKNGARWKDLPERYMSSATCWRRRKKWTEDGTFLKAWQILIRRMDRRKLLHWSQAMGDGTFSPAKKGALKLAKPSVARAQKSW; translated from the coding sequence ATGCCCAAACTCCTGTCCCCAAAGGCGTCACGACGGCGACCAAACACCACAGGATCCAGGACGGCTCCGGTCCCTTTTATCACGAATTCCCAGTGGGAATTGATTCGTCATCTGTTTCCAAAACAGAAGATCACGCATGTTGGAGGTCGTCCGCAGGTTGATCATCGCGCCTGTCTGGAAGGTATCATCTGGGTGTTGAAAAATGGTGCACGATGGAAAGATTTACCAGAACGATATATGTCTTCTGCAACATGCTGGCGACGACGCAAGAAGTGGACTGAAGACGGAACCTTCCTCAAGGCATGGCAAATTCTGATTCGCAGGATGGATCGGCGAAAACTGCTGCACTGGTCGCAGGCGATGGGCGACGGTACGTTTTCGCCTGCAAAAAAAGGGGCCTTGAAGTTGGCAAAACCAAGCGTGGCAAGGGCACAAAAATCATGGTGA
- a CDS encoding arylsulfatase, with protein sequence MMSSIVLSVRILLMLLGLAGLAEAQTIKGSRPNIVLVMTDDQGMGDLSCMGNIVVKTPHIDHFYAKATRFTDFQVSPTCAPTRAALMSGRAPFKNGVTHTIMQRERMALSTYTMPQALQSAGYETGIFGKWHLGDEDAYLPGRRGFDEILIHGSGGIGQVALGDFPPNKENVYFDNVLLHNDTIVQTRGFCTDLFFQSALSWIKDQHESGNPYFAYIALNAPHAPLVAPEKYTERFLDLGWDEGTAARYGMIENIDDNFGRLMESLGQWDALNNTLVIFMTDNGATRLNGKLNGKRVKHFNANLKGGKNSPYEGGSHVPAFWYWKGVLGEGGDVDALTAHIDLYPTFCDLTGAKLPDDAQMLDGRSLVPLLKDPKTAWADRELFFHCGRWPTGDQIEFKFQKCAVRTDRWRFVNNSELYDIAADPGERTNVVDSNPEVVGKLRKSYDAWWVSLTPLLVNENLPKVKPDDQPMAIRYHKQLEEKGIPEWSPK encoded by the coding sequence ATGATGTCATCGATTGTATTGAGCGTGCGGATCCTCCTTATGTTGCTCGGCTTAGCTGGCCTCGCGGAAGCACAGACCATCAAGGGCAGTCGCCCGAATATCGTGTTGGTCATGACCGACGATCAGGGGATGGGCGATCTTTCTTGTATGGGAAACATAGTCGTCAAGACTCCGCACATCGATCACTTCTATGCAAAGGCAACGCGTTTCACCGACTTTCAAGTCAGCCCGACATGCGCCCCAACCCGAGCCGCACTGATGAGCGGACGTGCTCCGTTTAAGAACGGTGTCACGCATACGATTATGCAACGGGAGCGGATGGCACTAAGTACTTATACGATGCCGCAGGCTTTGCAGAGTGCCGGTTACGAAACGGGGATCTTCGGCAAGTGGCACCTTGGTGACGAGGACGCGTATCTGCCCGGTAGGCGAGGCTTCGACGAAATCCTAATTCATGGCTCCGGAGGAATTGGACAGGTTGCGCTCGGCGATTTCCCGCCCAACAAAGAGAATGTGTACTTCGACAATGTGCTGCTGCACAACGACACGATTGTGCAGACCAGGGGCTTTTGCACTGATCTGTTTTTTCAATCCGCTTTGTCCTGGATCAAGGACCAACATGAATCGGGCAATCCCTACTTCGCTTACATCGCGTTGAACGCTCCGCACGCGCCGCTGGTTGCTCCAGAGAAATATACCGAGCGGTTTTTAGATCTTGGCTGGGACGAAGGAACGGCAGCCCGATACGGTATGATCGAAAACATCGACGACAATTTCGGTCGCTTGATGGAAAGCCTTGGCCAGTGGGACGCACTCAACAACACACTTGTCATTTTCATGACCGACAACGGGGCAACTCGTTTGAACGGCAAGTTGAACGGCAAGCGGGTCAAGCATTTCAACGCGAACCTGAAGGGCGGCAAGAATTCGCCCTACGAAGGTGGTTCGCACGTGCCAGCATTCTGGTATTGGAAAGGCGTGTTGGGTGAAGGGGGCGATGTCGACGCGCTGACCGCCCACATCGATTTGTACCCGACGTTTTGCGATCTGACTGGCGCAAAGTTGCCTGACGATGCACAGATGCTTGACGGGCGGTCGCTTGTCCCTTTGCTGAAAGATCCCAAGACAGCATGGGCCGATCGCGAGTTGTTCTTCCATTGTGGTCGTTGGCCGACGGGTGATCAGATTGAGTTCAAATTCCAAAAGTGTGCGGTGCGGACCGATCGGTGGCGCTTCGTTAATAATTCAGAGTTGTACGACATCGCCGCCGATCCAGGCGAGAGGACGAATGTCGTTGATTCGAATCCTGAAGTCGTTGGCAAATTGCGCAAGTCATACGACGCTTGGTGGGTGTCATTGACTCCGCTGTTGGTCAATGAAAACTTGCCCAAGGTCAAACCGGATGATCAGCCAATGGCGATCCGCTATCACAAGCAACTCGAAGAAAAGGGAATCCCTGAATGGTCACCTAAATGA
- a CDS encoding sulfatase-like hydrolase/transferase, protein MIQALERNGLSQDTILVFSSDNGTSGPAANIEDLKSKGHYSSAHFRGEKTAIWDGGHRVPFILRWPAQVQPKSQFTQLISVSDVIATFAELFGVELDDDTAEDSISFLSGLNGKEVPNPRQAIVHHSSSGRFAVRQGDWKLLLAPGSGGATAPTDPQATSQGLPEMQLYNMKDDASETTNLATKYPEKVEALVALLRKYVTEGRSTAGTAQKNDTDIDIMKTHRNQKKARGNRNRP, encoded by the coding sequence ATCATCCAGGCCCTGGAACGCAATGGACTTTCTCAAGACACGATCCTTGTCTTCAGTTCGGACAACGGAACCTCAGGGCCTGCGGCGAATATTGAGGACCTGAAAAGCAAGGGCCATTACTCAAGTGCTCACTTCCGCGGCGAGAAAACCGCGATCTGGGATGGCGGTCACCGAGTGCCGTTTATTCTGCGGTGGCCCGCTCAGGTGCAGCCAAAATCGCAGTTCACTCAGTTGATTTCGGTCTCCGATGTGATCGCGACGTTTGCTGAGTTGTTCGGAGTGGAACTCGATGACGACACGGCGGAGGACAGCATCAGTTTTCTTTCAGGCCTCAACGGCAAAGAGGTGCCGAACCCGCGTCAAGCGATCGTGCATCATTCGTCCAGTGGCCGGTTCGCGGTTCGCCAAGGCGACTGGAAACTCTTGCTCGCTCCGGGATCTGGCGGAGCAACCGCCCCGACCGATCCTCAGGCAACCAGCCAGGGACTGCCGGAAATGCAGCTGTACAACATGAAGGACGATGCCAGTGAGACGACGAATCTTGCCACGAAGTATCCGGAAAAAGTCGAAGCACTCGTCGCGTTGCTGAGGAAGTATGTCACCGAGGGCCGCAGCACAGCTGGCACGGCTCAGAAAAATGATACGGACATCGACATCATGAAAACGCATAGGAACCAAAAGAAGGCTCGCGGAAACAGGAATCGGCCATAA